Proteins from a genomic interval of Pseudomonas versuta:
- the ribA gene encoding GTP cyclohydrolase II, protein MPVVFVAACKLPTPFAEFTMHGFLEKATGREHVVLSLGDVADGAPVLGRVHSECLTGDALFSQRCDCGSQLEAAMQAIAREGRGVLLYLRQEGRGIGLLNKVRAYELQDGGADTVEANERLGFAADQRDYGICLPMLEHMGVKSLRLMTNNPRKVKALTDMGITVAERVPLHTGHNPHNKLYLATKANKLGHMMGSQHQNEADPA, encoded by the coding sequence GTGCCCGTCGTTTTCGTTGCCGCTTGCAAGCTTCCCACCCCCTTTGCCGAATTCACCATGCATGGCTTTCTCGAGAAAGCCACGGGTCGTGAACACGTTGTGCTCAGTTTGGGCGACGTGGCGGACGGCGCTCCGGTTTTAGGCCGGGTGCACTCTGAATGCCTGACTGGCGATGCCTTGTTCAGCCAGCGCTGCGACTGTGGTTCGCAACTCGAAGCCGCCATGCAGGCCATCGCCCGCGAAGGCCGTGGCGTGTTGCTGTACCTGCGCCAGGAAGGCCGTGGTATTGGCTTGCTGAACAAGGTTCGTGCTTACGAACTGCAAGATGGTGGCGCCGATACGGTTGAGGCCAATGAGCGCCTGGGCTTTGCGGCCGATCAGCGTGATTACGGGATCTGCCTGCCAATGCTGGAGCACATGGGCGTCAAGTCGCTGCGTCTGATGACCAACAACCCGCGCAAGGTCAAAGCCTTGACCGACATGGGTATCACCGTGGCAGAACGTGTGCCGCTGCACACCGGGCATAACCCGCACAACAAGCTGTACCTGGCGACCAAAGCCAACAAGCTCGGGCACATGATGGGCAGCCAGCATCAAAACGAGGCCGACCCGGCGTGA
- a CDS encoding cobalamin-binding protein produces MRAWLAVLLLAVGIPAGAATRVVSLSPSLSEMVVELGATDLLVGRLEAGEPLPQLRNVPSVGRYGQLDMERLLSLQPDLLLLWPGSVAAAQREQLRHLNIPTYTAEPASLEQLADQVQALAVALNRPERGRELAAQLRQRLAGLRAQYRREIPLRVFYQVWDQPLYTVGGTQIISDALAVCGASNVFADLKLPAPQVSVESVLQRNPQVIIASSQAQLDAWNAWPQIDAVKHGRLLLLTDKGLERPSAQMLEATARLCEQLAD; encoded by the coding sequence ATGCGCGCCTGGCTGGCGGTGTTGCTGCTGGCCGTCGGTATCCCGGCCGGGGCTGCCACACGGGTGGTCAGCCTGTCACCGTCCTTGTCCGAAATGGTTGTAGAGCTGGGTGCCACCGATCTGCTGGTGGGGCGCCTGGAGGCCGGGGAACCTTTGCCACAGCTGCGCAATGTGCCCTCTGTGGGTCGTTACGGCCAGCTGGACATGGAGCGCCTGCTCAGCCTGCAACCCGACCTGCTGTTGCTCTGGCCGGGTAGCGTTGCAGCTGCCCAGCGCGAACAGCTGCGTCACCTCAACATCCCTACCTACACTGCAGAGCCTGCCAGCCTCGAGCAGTTGGCCGATCAGGTCCAGGCCCTGGCCGTGGCGCTGAATCGCCCCGAGCGCGGCCGTGAACTGGCAGCGCAACTGCGACAGCGCCTGGCGGGGCTGCGTGCTCAATATCGGCGGGAGATACCGCTACGGGTGTTTTACCAGGTGTGGGATCAGCCGTTGTACACCGTCGGCGGCACACAGATCATCAGTGATGCACTGGCGGTGTGCGGGGCGAGCAATGTGTTTGCCGACCTCAAACTGCCTGCGCCGCAGGTGAGCGTGGAGTCGGTATTGCAGCGCAATCCGCAAGTAATCATTGCCAGCAGCCAGGCACAACTGGACGCCTGGAACGCCTGGCCGCAGATCGATGCGGTCAAGCACGGACGTTTGCTGTTATTGACCGATAAAGGTCTAGAACGCCCGAGTGCACAGATGCTTGAAGCAACGGCCCGACTCTGCGAGCAACTGGCTGACTGA
- a CDS encoding TonB-dependent receptor domain-containing protein — protein MKHLRLALLLGFIPACPLLADTLEREDALKLGQTLITGNRQVEARSDSSSANTVFTRDDIDRLQPTSLTDLLGRVPGVQVARSGGRGGLPGIYIRGTKSAQSLVLVDGQRMANATSADSNLQYLNIDQIERVEVLRGSRSVIYGSDAIGGVIQIFTRRGADQAPQLRVHSSVGSYGSTDNSVGVSGGDAQTRYNLSGSLEQTAGINRTHESFPSDNDHDAYRNKSLSLNLSHTLGDDLEVGLTAMKNIGKTELDNSFGRWDPDTMTVSGQQLYSDFDISSVGSFIDAQLTERWNSRLELGHSENREKTRDKLSADIYSFNTYRDSLNWQNNLTLNDQNTLILGADAYEDRVRSSTVFEKGSRWNRAVFIQHRFNGDYFSTELGLRHDDNQQFGSNNTWSASLTVPLNPANDVLLSYSEGFRAPTFNDLYYPQYGNPALKPEHSKSYEVQWRSQLSESSRLETSLYRTDIRDAIVADADFIQQNIGAARIIGFESALQQEWFGWQSSLGVAITDPRDRDTGHTLSRRARRTLSLDLDRQFDRVGVGASWQAVSGSFNDDDNKQPIGGYGLLGVRGNWKASSEVRLDLKVDNLLDKSFTRALYSYDGSYYGYREERRSVQLAVTWTPTL, from the coding sequence ATGAAACACCTTCGCCTGGCTTTACTCCTCGGCTTCATCCCTGCCTGCCCTTTGCTCGCCGACACTCTCGAACGGGAAGATGCACTCAAGCTTGGGCAAACACTGATCACCGGCAACCGCCAGGTCGAGGCGCGCTCTGACAGCAGCAGCGCCAACACAGTGTTCACCCGTGACGACATCGACCGGCTGCAACCTACCAGCCTGACCGATCTGCTGGGCCGGGTTCCAGGCGTGCAGGTGGCACGCAGCGGTGGCCGCGGTGGCTTGCCGGGGATTTACATTCGCGGCACCAAATCGGCACAAAGCCTGGTACTGGTGGATGGTCAGCGCATGGCCAATGCCACCTCGGCCGACAGCAACCTGCAATACCTGAACATCGATCAAATCGAACGTGTTGAAGTACTGCGCGGCTCGCGGTCGGTCATCTACGGCAGCGATGCAATTGGCGGGGTGATCCAGATTTTCACCCGCCGCGGCGCAGACCAGGCCCCTCAGCTGCGGGTGCACAGTTCGGTTGGCAGTTATGGCAGCACCGACAACAGTGTCGGCGTGTCCGGTGGTGACGCACAAACCCGCTACAACCTGAGCGGCAGCCTTGAACAAACTGCCGGGATCAATCGCACCCATGAATCCTTCCCCAGCGACAACGATCATGATGCTTACCGCAATAAATCCCTGAGTCTGAATCTGAGTCACACCCTGGGCGATGATCTGGAAGTCGGCCTGACCGCGATGAAGAACATCGGCAAAACCGAGCTCGATAATTCGTTTGGACGCTGGGACCCGGACACCATGACCGTCAGTGGTCAGCAGCTCTACAGTGACTTTGATATCAGCAGCGTGGGCAGTTTTATCGACGCCCAGCTGACCGAGCGCTGGAATTCGCGCCTGGAACTGGGCCACAGCGAAAATCGCGAAAAAACCCGCGACAAGCTCAGCGCTGACATCTACAGCTTCAACACCTATCGCGACTCGCTGAACTGGCAAAACAACCTGACGCTCAATGATCAAAACACGTTGATCCTCGGTGCCGATGCCTATGAGGATCGCGTGCGCAGCAGCACTGTCTTTGAAAAGGGCAGCCGCTGGAATCGCGCCGTGTTTATCCAGCACCGCTTCAATGGCGATTATTTCTCTACCGAACTGGGTCTGCGTCACGACGACAACCAGCAGTTCGGCAGCAATAACACCTGGAGCGCCAGCCTGACGGTACCGCTCAACCCTGCTAACGATGTGCTGCTGTCTTACAGCGAAGGGTTCCGGGCGCCGACGTTTAACGATCTGTACTACCCGCAATACGGCAACCCGGCCCTGAAACCCGAGCATTCAAAAAGCTACGAGGTGCAATGGCGCAGCCAGTTGAGCGAGAGCAGCCGACTGGAAACTTCCCTGTATCGAACCGACATTCGTGATGCGATTGTGGCCGATGCCGACTTCATTCAGCAGAACATTGGCGCCGCGCGCATCATCGGATTCGAGAGTGCCTTGCAGCAAGAATGGTTCGGCTGGCAGAGCAGCCTCGGGGTTGCCATTACCGATCCCCGTGATCGCGACACCGGCCATACGTTGAGCCGACGTGCCCGCCGCACCCTGAGCCTGGATCTGGATCGCCAGTTCGACCGGGTAGGGGTCGGCGCCAGCTGGCAGGCGGTGAGTGGCAGCTTTAATGACGATGACAACAAGCAGCCCATTGGCGGTTATGGGTTGCTGGGCGTGCGCGGTAACTGGAAGGCCAGCTCCGAGGTCAGGCTCGATTTGAAAGTCGACAACCTGCTGGACAAGAGCTTCACCCGCGCGCTCTACAGCTATGACGGCAGCTACTACGGTTACCGGGAAGAGCGCCGCAGCGTGCAACTGGCTGTTACCTGGACCCCGACGCTCTAA